Proteins encoded by one window of Nicotiana tabacum cultivar K326 chromosome 10, ASM71507v2, whole genome shotgun sequence:
- the LOC107795161 gene encoding uncharacterized protein LOC107795161, with product MKEISPRKRYVPFPNNRKLVPKLCTIFIVKSFLISICFVASIYLIVSFTVNFSDSEEYISKEEKEKETTISHIVFGIRGSAKAWNNRSRYSELWWRPNVTRGFVWLDEKPHDNEPWSETFPPYRVSQDKSKFKYTCWFGDRSAVRIARIVKESFELGLKNVRWFVMGDDDTVFFPENLVTVLAKYDHNQMYYIGGNSESVETDVVFSYSMAYGGGGFAISYPLAADLVKILDSCINRYHYLFSSDQKIGSCVAEIGVSLTKEPGFHQMDIHGSPRGLLAAHPVAPLVSLHHLDVYVLQPLIPSMSRFESVKKVIEAYNKDPSRTLQHSLCYDLKRNWSLSVSWGFSVQLYPWLMNARELEMPMQTFKTWKGSEEPFTFNTRPNNVEPCKSPIEYYLDQVLDLSNGETLTSYNTITGINKQCENQNYRPALAVHMVNITASMLSPEVWRQAPRRQCCEVINEEDGIRSSLHIRIKGCNKWESVTPPFYDKYGDFAYFQRMVR from the exons ATGAAGGAGATATCTCCCCGGAAACGTTACGTCCCTTTCCCTAATAACCGCAAATTAGTCCCAAAACTTTGCACCATTTTTATTGTCAAGAGCTTTCTAATTTCCATCTGCTTCGTGGCCTCCATTTATCTAATAGTATCCTTCACTGTTAATTTCTCCGACAGTGAAGAATATATcagcaaagaagaaaaagaaaaagaaacaaccATATCCCACATCGTGTTTGGCATCAGAGGGTCCGCTAAAGCATGGAACAACCGCTCACGTTACTCTGAGCTCTGGTGGAGACCAAATGTAACGCGAGGGTTCGTGTGGCTCGATGAAAAGCCCCACGACAACGAGCCATGGTCTGAAACTTTCCCACCTTATAGGGTTTCTCAAGACAAGTCCAAATTCAAGTACACTTGTTGGTTTGGTGACAGGTCAGCTGTGAGGATTGCGAGGATTGTAAAGGAGAGCTTTGAACTAGGTTTAAAGAATGTGAGGTGGTTCGTAATGGGAGATGATGATACTGTGTTTTTTCCAGAGAATTTGGTGACGGTTTTGGCTAAATATGATCACAACCAAATGTATTACATTGGTGGGAATTCCGAAAGCGTAGAGACCGACGTAGTATTTTCCTACAGTATGGCTTACGGCGGTGGCGGCTTTGCTATTAGCTACCCTCTCGCGGCGGATCTCGTGAAGATTTTGGATAGTTGCATTAATCGCTACCATTACCTGTTCAGTTCAGATCAAAAGATAGGTAGTTGTGTAGCTGAGATTGGCGTTTCTCTCACCAAAGAACCCGGTTTCCACCAG ATGGATATACACGGAAGTCCAAGAGGGCTTTTGGCAGCACATCCCGTGGCGCCACTGGTCTCACTGCACCATCTGGACGTGTATGTGTTACAACCTTTGATTCCTTCAATGAGCCGATTTGAGTCAGTGAAGAAGGTGATTGAGGCTTACAACAAGGACCCAAGTCGGACGTTGCAACATAGTTTGTGCTATGACCTAAAGAGAAACTGGTCATTATCAGTGTCATGGGGATTCTCAGTTCAATTATATCCGTGGCTGATGAATGCAAGAGAATTAGAGATGCCAATGCAGACATTCAAGACATGGAAAGGATCTGAAGAACCATTCACATTCAATACTCGGCCAAACAATGTAGAACCATGCAAGAGTCCTATAGAGTACTACTTGGATCAAGTTCTTGACCTTAGCAATGGTGAAACCTTGACCAGTTATAATACCATTACTGGTATTAACAAGCAATGTGAGAATCAAAACTATAGACCAGCTTTAGCAGTTCATATGGTTAATATCACCGCGTCAATGCTATCTCCCGAAGTATGGAGACAG GCACCACGACGACAATGTTGCGAAGTGATCAATGAAGAAGATGGTATTAGGAGCAGCTTACACATCAGAATCAAAGGTTGCAATAAGTGGGAATCAGTAACGCCGCCCTTTTACGACAAGTATGGAGACTTTGCCTATTTTCAGAGAATGGTTCGATGA